The Methanomassiliicoccus sp. genomic sequence CCTCATGGAGTACACCAGCCATTCTCCGACATCGACCTTGTTGCGCAGGTCCCCCGGCCCCAGACCGTACTTCTTCAGCAGGTCGTCCTCCTCCATCTCCTGCACCCAGTCATCGAGCGAGCAGGCGGTCTTCAGCTCGGCGAGGTAGAACTCGTACTGGTCGAGGTCCTCGGGCGGCTTCAGCAGAAGGTCCTCCTCCCTTGTGACCAGCACCTGCTCGACCCACTGATAGTCGGACCGCTTGAGGTACATGGTCATCATATCCGGGGACGAGCACACGGCATGCAGCAGGCCGAAGTATGAGGACCCCGGCTTATACTCCCGCAGCGCGTCGCGCAGCTTCACCGCCGTGAGAGGGTCGATGTACAGGTCCGACACCCGGCGGCCGAAGAAGGTCGCCTGGATGCGATGCTCCTCGGTCCGGACCATGCCCTCCTGCTCAAGGAACTCGAGCACGTTGTCGGTGGCATCCTCCAGGCCGACCATGGTGGTCTGGTGGGCGAAGAAGGTCGAGTTCATGAAGTCCATGAGCGAGTCCCGCGAGGACGCCGTCCCCGTGGCGATGGTCGCTAAAACGTGAGAGCGCAGCACAGGCTCGCTGCCCAGCTTGGAGTAGATCTCCTCCGGCTCGCTGAGCAGGTAGTTGTCCATCAGGAAGTACTTCTCCTCCTCTTCTTTGGCCAGGAGGATGGCCTCCCCGTACGGATCGTACCTGGGACGGCCGGCGCGGCCGCACATCTGCTTGATCTCCAGCACCGGGATGGAGACGTTGCCGCCGTTCTCGTAGCGATGCACGTCGCGGATGACCACCCTTCTGGCGGGCAGGTTGATCCCCGCGGCTAGCGTCGGCGTCGCCACGATGCACTTGATCCTGCCGCTCTTGAAGTTGTTCTCCACGAACCTGCGCTGCTCATTGCTCAGCCCGGCGTTGTGGAAGGCGACCCCCCGCTTAACGCAGGCGCTCAGGCGCTTTCCCACAGTGGTCGGCTCGCCCTGGTCGTCGATGAGCAGGTCGGCCCCTTCGACCGCGCCCTCGGGCATGACCTCCTTCATCAGGGGGGCCAGTTTGGTGGCCAGGGTCTCGGTGGACTTGCGGGTGTTGACGAACACCAGGCACTGCCCGCCCTCCAGGATGGAATCCTTAACCAGTCCCCATATCGGGTCCTTCTCGTTGGGGATGGCCCGCTTGGAATTGTCGGTGAAGTACACCATGCCGTCGAGGTAGACCCCTTCTTTCAGGGGTGTCGGCCGCCAGGTCGAGGCCACGTGCTCGGCGTTCAGCCAGTCGGCGACCTCCTTGGAGTTCTTGATGGTCGCCGAGAGGGCGATGATCTGCAGCTCGGGGTTGAACTTGCGGAACTTGGCCAGGGTCACCTCGAGGGTCGGACCCCGGCCGGGATCGTGGAGCAGGTGGACCTCGTCCGCCACCACCAGCGAGATATGGCCCAGCCAGTGGCCCTGGTGCCGCAGCAGGGAGTCAGCCTTTTCCGAGGTCGCCACAATGATATCGAAGTTCTCCAGCTGGGGGTCCGGGGAGTCCAGGTCCCCCGAGGACATGTCGACCTTGACCCCGAGTTTTTCGAACCGCTTCAGGTCCTCGTACTTCTCGGTCGCCAGCGCCCGCAGGGGCACGATGTACAGCACCTTGCCTCGGCGCTCCAGTACATGCTTGAGAGCCGCGAGGTATGCGATGAGGCTCTTGCCCGAGGCTGTGGGGATGGCCAGCATGAGGTTGCGGCCGCCGAGGGCCAGCGGGGCGGCCTTGGACTGCGGGGGATACAGCTCGACGATGCCCTCTTCCCTGAGCACCTCGGCCACTCCCTCGGGCAGATCGAGCTCGCAGACCTTCATGAAAGTACCTTAGCTCTCGCTAAAGGATGATGGAATTTAGAGATTTCCACCGGGCGCACGTGCCCGCCGGCATGGAGCTCGCCGGTGAACACGCGTCCGGAAACGGCCGATAGGGAAATGACCCGTTCGCGCCCTCACCCGATTGTACGTGGAGTTAGCATCTTTCGCATTACGTGTGCTGGCTCAATACCAGAAATTTCACAGTTGGGGAAACACTTAACTAGTGGCACGTTTATGGTATAAAAATAGAGATAAGTGCAGGTGTATCATGAGTAATAACTCATCTGCTGCGGAGTCTGTTCTTGATGTCGATGAATGGATCGAGAGTCAGAGTTTTCAGACCACCGCGGACATAAAGATACCTGATAAGCTAGCCGATCAGGTCATCGGTCAGGACGCAGCTGTGGAGGTCATCAAGAAGGCCGCCGAGCAGAAGCGCCACGTCATGCTCATCGGCGAACCTGGTACCGGCAAGTCCATGCTGGCCAAGTCCATGACCGAGTACCTGCCCAAGGGTGAGCTACAGGACGTCATAGCTTATCACAATGCGGAGGACCCCAACGAGCCCAAGATCCGGATCGTACCGGCTGGCAAAGGCAAGGAGATCGTGACCGCCCAGAAGAAGGAGGCCATGGTCAAGAAGCAGCAGAAGGGCACCATGATCACGTTCATGATATTCATGGTGCTGCTGGTGACCTTCGCCTTGTTCTTAACGGTGGATCAGGACCTCAATATCCTCCTGCTCGGCTTCATAGTGGTCGCGATACTGTTCTTCGCCACCCGTTACTCCGGCACCAAGCAGGAAAACTATCTGGTGCCCAAGCTCCTGGTGACTCATGAGGACGGGGACCAGCCGCCCTTCATCGACGCCACCGGGGCCCACGCCGGCGCTCTGCTGGGCGATGTCAAGCACGACCCGTTCCAAAGCGGAGGCCTGGAGACCCCGGCCCACGAGAGGCTGGAGGTCGGCGCCATCCACAAGGCGTCCAAGGGCGTGCTGTTCATCGATGAGATCAACATGCTCAGGGTCGAAAGCCAGCAGAGCCTGCTGACCGCCCTGCAGGAGGGCAAGTTCTCCATCACCGGGCAGAGCGAAAGGTCATCCGGGGCGATGGTGAAGTCCGAGGCCGTGCCCTGCGACTTCATCCTGGTGTGCGCCGGTAACCTTGACGCCATCCAGGGAATGCACCCTGCGCTGAGGTCGCGTATCCGCGGCTACGGCTATGAGGTGTTCATGCGTTCCACCATGCCCGATACCAACGAGAACCGCATGAAGCTCATCCGCTTCGTGGCCCAGGAAGTCTCCAGGGACAAGAAGATCCCCCATTTCGACCGCAAGGCCGTGGGGGAGATCATCAAGGAGGCCCAGAGGCGGGGTGGCCGTCACGGACGGCTGACCCTCAGGCTCAGGGAGCTGGGCGGCCTGGTCAGGGTCGCCGGGGACATCGCTAGGGAAAAGCAGCGCCCCCTGGTCACCGCCGAGATGGTGGTCGAGGCCAAGCGCATCGCCCGCAGCCTGGAGCAGCAGATCGCCGACCGGTACCTGGAGTCCCGCAAGGAGTACAAGACTTTCATGACCGAGGGCGACGAGGTCGGAGTGGTCAACGGGCTGGCCGCGCTCAACACCGAGAGTTCCATGTCCGAGTACTCCGGCATCGTGCTGCCGATCGTGGCCGAGGTGACGCCGGCGCAGACCAAGTCGGGCGGCCGCATCATCGCCACCGGCAAGCTCGGGGAGATCGCCAAGGAAGCGGTCCAGAACGTCTCCGCGCTGGTCAAGAAGTACACCGGGGAGGATATCTCCAACCACGATGTGCACGTGCAGTTCATCGGCACCTACGAGGGCGTGGAGGGCGACTCCGCATCCATCAGCGTGGCTACGGCGGTCATCTCCGCATTCGAGGAGGTCCCCGTGGACCAGACTCTGGCCATGACCGGCTCGCTGTCCGTGCGCGGCCAGGTGCTTCCGGTCGGCGGGGTCACCGCTAAGATCGAGGCGGCCTGCGAGGCCGGGCTAAAGAAGGTCCTCATCCCCAAGGCCAACATGAACGACGTGGTGCTCGAGGAGCGCTACATCGGCAAGATCGAGGTCGTGCCGGTGGAGACCCTGGGCGAGGTGCTGGAGAAGGCCCTCGTGGGCGGCACCAAGAAGGAGAGCCTCCTCCGGAAGCTCTCGGCCCTGGTGGAGAAGGGCAATGGAAAGCCGTCGGTCTATCCCGCCGGCCGGACGACCATCGCCCCGCAGTAAACCCCTTCCTCCTTCCTATTTTTCCCAGTGCGTAATTTTGATTAGCTAGGGTTGCCTCTCCGCTCCGAGGTCGAAAATGAGGAAGAGAGAGGAAAGCGCGCTCCTGATCGGCAGGTTCCAGCCGTTCCACAATGGTCACCTGGAAGTGGTCAAGTCAATCGCCAAGGAGTGCGACCGGCTGATCGTGGGCATAGGGAGCGCGCAGCTCTCTCATACCTTCGAGAATCCCTTCACCGCCGGAGAGAGACACCTCATGATGTCAAGGGCGTTCCACGACGAGGGACTGGACAACTTCTTTCTGGTGCCCATCATGGACATCAACCGCTACTCCATCTGGGTCGCCCATGTTGCTTCCCTGGTGCCGCCGTTCGATGCCGTATACACCAACAACCCGCTCACCCGCAGGCTGTTCATCGAGGCCGGCTTCAAGGTCAGGAACGCCCCGATGTTCAACCGCGAGATCTACTCCGGCACCGAGGTCCGTCGCCGCATAGTGCAGAACGGCCAGTGGGAAGAGCTCGTGCCCCGGGGAGTGGCCGAGACGATTCACGAGGTCAAAGGGGACGAGCGCCTGCAGGACATCATGCGGGACCACTCCCCCGAGGCCACCATATGAGGCCGGAGGCTCGGGCGGGAGAGGCGCTGAGAACGAACAACCTCACCCTGGCCCTGGCCGAATCGTGCACCGGCGGACTCATCGCTTCCCTGGTGACCGACGTCCCGGGATCCTCGGAGTACTTCCTGGCCTCCCTCGTTACCTATGACAACCGGTCCAAGGTCAGGCTGCTCGGGGTTAGCGAGGAAACGCTCGCCGCGCACGGGGCGGTGAGCGAGGAGGTGGCGATGGAGATGGCGGCCGGGGCGCGAAGGGCCACCGGCGCCGATGTCGCCCTTTCGGTAACCGGCATCGCCGGTCCCGGCGGGGCCACGCCCACCAAGCCCGTGGGCCTCGTGTACTTCGCCCTGGACGTCCGCGGGGAGGTGCGCGCCGAACGCGTGGTCTTCGAAGGCGACCGCAAGGCGGTCAAGGCCGCCGCGGCCGAGCATGCGCTGCGCATGATCGCCTCCCGGCTAGGCTGATCGCCCGGTCCGTCCTCTCCAGTTCATGGCCCTGTTTGGTAAGAAACATGAAAAATGGTTGAAGAACGCGCTCGCATCATTATCCGATTATTAAAAGAGCAAAATACTTCCCATCATGCCAACTGACATATTATTCGGTATTAGCTAGATTTCGCAATATTCGACCGATTGGATACAATCTAGCATATGTGAATATTAGATCGCATTCGATGAACATGAAGAACAATATTTCTTCGTTGATCACCCGCTATCGTCTAAACTAGCGACACCAGAACGATAGCGAATATCCCAGTGCCGATTAGTTCCACACCCATCAGCTTGCGCTTGGCATAATTGCCGCGTTGCATTAAACCAGATAACGCGACGAATATGCCGATAATGATGATTATGATTCCAGCTTCGATGCCCACCAACATATTTATCGAAGAATTATGGGCAATTTTTCATTATAAAGTTTGTTATAATTAAAAAGAATCAAAATCACCTGTGATTACTTCCTAGAGCTAACCATTCTCTGTTGTCGGACTCAGCCATAATCTAAGCGTTCATTCGTCGCTTGGTGGAGCATTTTTTGAGAACCACTTCTCAAGTTTGTTCACCCGATCTAGCATACTAGAGTTACCCACCCGATCCAGCAACCAAGACAATTTTTCCCATCGGTCCGCTATTTTTTTAACGGCACGACGGCCCTCGGGCGTCAGGCCATACATTTCTCCATCTATCGCCAACCAACCACGCCGCCTGAGACGCAGGAAGGCCCATGAGATCTCGTCGTAATCGGGGATGGCATGTTCGAGGGCATCAGCCGACTCGAGGACATCCCGTAGCGGGAGCATCCTATCATAGTAATAGAGGGCGTCAGTCAACCACGCCTCGGTGAATAATGGTTCTTGCTCCGGGACCTCTCGCTCTCCTGCCAATGCCTCTTGCAAGAACGGTCGAGTTATTTCTGCGACATAACCGTACACATCGGGTGCGGCGTCATACCCCATGCGAAACAGCTTACGGTACAATGCGGAGCTCGGCATGGGGTGAGGCGATTTCCAGGTCCCCTCCGGGAGAGTCACCTCTGCCGTGTACAGGTCGTTCCCTTGCTTAATTATCTTGATCGGCATTGATCTAACACTCCCCGACCATCGCCAGTTAATGAGTTATGGGGATAAAGAGCGTCCCTCTTGTAGCAAACATAAAAAAAGAGAGTAAGAGGTTTGGTTTACTTCTTCAACAACTCTCTATCGGGGGCGGTGAACCGTAAGTGGTTCAAAACAGGCTCAAGCCAGTAGGTTTCGTGAACAGAAATCCCGCTCTATCGGGACTGCCGGAAGATAAACAGGAAGGTGAGCAAGGTCTCGCAGTTGTATGCCCTGACCAGTATCCTGAGGTCGCCCTACGAGAGAACCCTCGAGATAAGGAGAGGCCGGCGGCGACCCCGCTGAGGACGAAGATGAGGTCT encodes the following:
- a CDS encoding DEAD/DEAH box helicase; its protein translation is MKVCELDLPEGVAEVLREEGIVELYPPQSKAAPLALGGRNLMLAIPTASGKSLIAYLAALKHVLERRGKVLYIVPLRALATEKYEDLKRFEKLGVKVDMSSGDLDSPDPQLENFDIIVATSEKADSLLRHQGHWLGHISLVVADEVHLLHDPGRGPTLEVTLAKFRKFNPELQIIALSATIKNSKEVADWLNAEHVASTWRPTPLKEGVYLDGMVYFTDNSKRAIPNEKDPIWGLVKDSILEGGQCLVFVNTRKSTETLATKLAPLMKEVMPEGAVEGADLLIDDQGEPTTVGKRLSACVKRGVAFHNAGLSNEQRRFVENNFKSGRIKCIVATPTLAAGINLPARRVVIRDVHRYENGGNVSIPVLEIKQMCGRAGRPRYDPYGEAILLAKEEEEKYFLMDNYLLSEPEEIYSKLGSEPVLRSHVLATIATGTASSRDSLMDFMNSTFFAHQTTMVGLEDATDNVLEFLEQEGMVRTEEHRIQATFFGRRVSDLYIDPLTAVKLRDALREYKPGSSYFGLLHAVCSSPDMMTMYLKRSDYQWVEQVLVTREEDLLLKPPEDLDQYEFYLAELKTACSLDDWVQEMEEDDLLKKYGLGPGDLRNKVDVGEWLVYSMRELANIFNKDAYPGLTELMIRIRYGVRPDLLDLVRLRGVGRARARSMHNHGVRNVEQLRQVDLVKLARIPKIGDSLAKNLKDQVSSAKFTPKSERPAEDQAVEVGRGSTKDEPREKKQKSLFDF
- a CDS encoding CinA family protein, translated to MRPEARAGEALRTNNLTLALAESCTGGLIASLVTDVPGSSEYFLASLVTYDNRSKVRLLGVSEETLAAHGAVSEEVAMEMAAGARRATGADVALSVTGIAGPGGATPTKPVGLVYFALDVRGEVRAERVVFEGDRKAVKAAAAEHALRMIASRLG
- the lonB gene encoding ATP-dependent protease LonB, which produces MSNNSSAAESVLDVDEWIESQSFQTTADIKIPDKLADQVIGQDAAVEVIKKAAEQKRHVMLIGEPGTGKSMLAKSMTEYLPKGELQDVIAYHNAEDPNEPKIRIVPAGKGKEIVTAQKKEAMVKKQQKGTMITFMIFMVLLVTFALFLTVDQDLNILLLGFIVVAILFFATRYSGTKQENYLVPKLLVTHEDGDQPPFIDATGAHAGALLGDVKHDPFQSGGLETPAHERLEVGAIHKASKGVLFIDEINMLRVESQQSLLTALQEGKFSITGQSERSSGAMVKSEAVPCDFILVCAGNLDAIQGMHPALRSRIRGYGYEVFMRSTMPDTNENRMKLIRFVAQEVSRDKKIPHFDRKAVGEIIKEAQRRGGRHGRLTLRLRELGGLVRVAGDIAREKQRPLVTAEMVVEAKRIARSLEQQIADRYLESRKEYKTFMTEGDEVGVVNGLAALNTESSMSEYSGIVLPIVAEVTPAQTKSGGRIIATGKLGEIAKEAVQNVSALVKKYTGEDISNHDVHVQFIGTYEGVEGDSASISVATAVISAFEEVPVDQTLAMTGSLSVRGQVLPVGGVTAKIEAACEAGLKKVLIPKANMNDVVLEERYIGKIEVVPVETLGEVLEKALVGGTKKESLLRKLSALVEKGNGKPSVYPAGRTTIAPQ
- a CDS encoding nicotinamide-nucleotide adenylyltransferase encodes the protein MRKREESALLIGRFQPFHNGHLEVVKSIAKECDRLIVGIGSAQLSHTFENPFTAGERHLMMSRAFHDEGLDNFFLVPIMDINRYSIWVAHVASLVPPFDAVYTNNPLTRRLFIEAGFKVRNAPMFNREIYSGTEVRRRIVQNGQWEELVPRGVAETIHEVKGDERLQDIMRDHSPEATI